In Bubalus bubalis isolate 160015118507 breed Murrah chromosome 20, NDDB_SH_1, whole genome shotgun sequence, the sequence CCTCACCTTGCCCCTCTCCTCTATGTTCTgtaaaagaaactggcatccagacccatctgatgattattttgagacattagtctgccattttCTCGGTCTGCTAGCTTTCAGAATAAAattgtattccttgcctcaacacctcatctccaATTTATTGGCCTGTCCTGGGTGAGTAAAGCAAGATTGGACTCATTAacactgatactatgtataaaatagataactaatgaaaaccgactgtatagcacagagaactctacttaatgctctgtggtgacctaaatgggagggaAGTCCGAAAggaaggagatatatgtatatgtatggctgattcattttgctgtacagtagaaactatcaccgactcaatggacatgaatttgggcaagctcctggagtcggtgatggacagggaagcctggcgtgctgcagtccatggggttgcaaagagttggacatgactgagccactgaactgagaaactaacacaacattataaaacaactgCATTCCAATAAtgattgattaaaaataaacataaaataaaaagacaaaattctgCTGATGGCCTGCCTTCCAATCCATAACGCTCTTTCCTATTCACTGAAGAGGTAGGGAgtatttaaaaaggcagagacagacacacaagcCTGATTAGGAGGCTGCTCCAGTTTTCCCACAAGGACCGGCCCTTTAACAGAGGACAAACCACGTCCTGTCTGTAGGGCACAGTCACTGTCTTTGGCCACACAAGTGTTCTGTGTCCCTGTTCTCTTTGAAACAGGAACTTACTTCTCTTTCAGGTACTGGAGTCCCTGCCCTGACCCTGGGCTTGTCAGAGGCATGAGCGATCCTGCCAGCCTCCAAACTTGAGTCCAGAATGAATGAAACCAATCATCATATCCCATCCTTTGGGCTAAAGTAACCCGTTTAGGAATAAATAGATGACTCCATTTAGGATACTTACAGGAACATTTACCAGAGATATTTGGGAAGGAAGTTTCCTTGCTTATCAACAGAAGGTTCATGAAAAAAATACCTTTCAGGGGGAAGACCAGAATAAAGAAGCAGATAACCTCCAGAGCGTGCAAACAGGCCTCTACTAAACCAGGAGTGTGGCAGCCAAAGGATGGAGCTGATACCTCAGAAAGTAGATGTAACCCAGCAGGACTCTATGGGGTCTCCCTGGGACAGACCCCACCCCTGTAGCCTCTACTGTAGCTCCTCTctgagtgcttccctggtggctcagtggcgaataatccacctcccaatgcaggagatgctggttcgacctctgagtcgagaagatcccttgaagaaggaagtggcaaccccctccagtattcttccctgggaaatcccatggacagaggagactggtgggctacagttcacgtccaaagaattggacgtggttaatgaccaaacaacaacacatGTTCCTCTCTGAAGTACACAATAGTATCTCATGCATATTTCCTGAGGTTTTCAGCTGCTGAAGtccaccaccaaatggaagagATTAATTACTTGATGACCATGACCATGTAGCCCATAGACCTCCTGGCACCTAAAGACTGATAATGTTAACTGCCCTATTGCCTCACCATAAACCAATCAGAGAACTGTACAAGAGCTAATCAGGGATGCCTTCCCTCACCTGGCTTTTAAAACTGCTTTGCTGTTTAAACCCATTACCCTTGCATGGCCCTGCCATAATCCCCAAACTCCATTTTGGTTTGTTTAAGCTCACTGTGCCTTGGGCACACAATCTTTCATTGGGTAACACAAACAGGAGGGATAGGAAAAAACAGCCCCTTGGATTCAGTGTTGAGCTGCTAATTTACACTTTGCCTGAAACCAAATGacctttttattgttcagttcagcAAGCCAGTAAATTCTCTTGAACTCAGAGCCAGTTATAACCAAGATTCTATTACTTATAATTATAcaagcctccccccaccccgaaatatttatttagctcgTGATTCATTGGGTCagtagttttcagttcagtcgctcagttgtgtctgactctttgcaaccccatgaacagcagcatgccagtcctccctgtccatcaccaactcctggagtccacccaaacccatgtccatcgagtcagtgatgccatccaaccatctcatcctctgtcgtccccttctcctcctgccctcaatctttcccagcatcagggtcttttcaaatgagtcagctcttcacatcaggtgaccaaagtactggagtttcagcttcaacatcagtccttccaatgaacgcccaggactgatctccttaggatgggctggtttgatctccttgcagtccaagggactctcaagagtcttctccaacaccacagttcaaaagcatcaattcagtagTTTAGGCATGTGGTTTTCCTGGTCTCAGCTGGGCTCCCTTCTACACCTGCAGTCAGCAGTGGGCTGGCTTTGTGAATCTTAGCTGGGCTCACTCCTGAATCTTGTCTGGGAAAAAAGAACTGACTCCTCCATTAGGTCTCTGTGTTAGTTTTCCTCCAGAAGGCCGGCTCGGCTTCAGGGAGGGATAATAAATCCCAGCTCTCAGTGAGATGAACTGTACAGGTACGTTGAAAGGGCACTGGAACATGGTCATTTCTGTCCTTGACCACAGGTCTCTTAATGGCATTATATCTGTGCTTTCCTCAAACTGCCCACCAACACTGTACCTGTTTGGAGTCTAAGCTCATATTACTTGCCACATGACGGGTCAATAAATTGAGAGACAGGTTGTTGGGGCAATGAAAAgagactttattcagaaaaccaacagactgagaagatggcagtcAAATGTCCCAAAAAATCATCTTCCcagagttagaattcaggcttcttttattcTAAAAGGGGAGGGGATGTGGCTGATTGTTCAATCTTCTTGGTGCCTTTATTCTTGGTACTATTCCCATAGGTCTGGTCACaatgttcctataaacctccaacTAAACAAACGTTAGTCTCTGTTCTGCAGCTTTTTAAAGAAGTGTTCTATCATTAAGAgccagagccttgagaatgggctgtCCTGTGTATTTCAGGCTACAGGAAACATTCTTTTACAAAGGTGCAAgccagcatgactaagcacaggcaacagaGAACAAAAGTTAGAGCTAAAGGAATAGACCCAATGTGGAGTCAGGTTTGTTCAATGTTACACACACTGGGCTGAGAGGGACCCCGCCAATCTACTGCAGCCATAGGAGACTGGGATGGAGCCCTTGAAGCCAGCTGGAAGCTGCAGGAGTGAGCTGAGGCAGCATCGTAAGGAGACAGCCAGgtggagaaggagcaggagggaaGACAGGTGTGAAGGCCAGAGTGGGGACCTGGTCTGGAGTCCTGGAGCCGACAGGTTGGGATCCGAGACTCACATTTAAGTAGAAGCAGGTCTTCCAGAGCCTGGTGTGGGTTATCCACATGGACAGGCAGGTTGCAGGTGCCAAGTTAACACACACGGAGCCTGACACTGGATCCAGGGCCAGGCACccagtgggtcttaggaagtgaGTGTTCTGCATTGACCAGCCTCTTGGGAGCCCCATGGTGGAGAGACCTATCTGTCCTTGCAGGTTCTGGGCAGTCTCACTTGGGGCCAGTGAACTGAGCTCTAGACAACAGAGACAGAGCTCTCtggagaaatgcagattctcttCCCACCTGAAGCACTCCAAAGGCCACCAGGCCAGACAGTGTTACTGATGAGTCATGAAACAGCCAGACCCAGAGtcttgggtggggaggggaggggatgaaTACTGCCTGAGGATAAAGGGCTTGGTAACTGAGGGTCAGTGCCTCAAACTGACCCCAGGGCCAAGCCGTTGGCTTCTCTGGCTGAGGTCTTTGAAGACATGTGGTCCAAGTTCCCATCTGAAGAGCaacaaactgaggctcaaagaagagACACAATCTTTGCAGGGTCAAAACTGAGTGGCAGGACTGGGAAAAGACTTGGCTTCCTGTTCTGGATTGGTGCTCATTCTTACAGAGTTCCTGCCCTACACCCACCACCTACAGGGCTCTGTAGGTGCCCCGCACCCTGCCTGGTGAACAAGAACACAGCTCAGACATTTACTGAAGGTCACTGCATCTCAACTTTATTTCTTATGATTCTTTGAAGAATTTTGGGAGGCAGGGGACTTGTCATTTGGGAGACTGACATCCTGATGCCTTGGAGGGTCATTTCCAGAATAGGAGCCCGTTTCTGCTTCAGTAATGGGTCCTCCTGGAGGAGCTGTAGGAATCCCACAGCAAGGCCCCCAAAAGTGCCCCAGCAGATCCCAGGAGGATGTTGGATGGTGTGGAAAGGCCAGTTGCCCCTAGGGGAGAGGAGAAGGTTAGAGCACAAGAGGACAGGCAGACCCAGCAGTCCCCAGCAAGACTGTGAGTGTCAGAGACCCCAGGACTGACTAGAGGCCCTAGACACCAACACCCCACCCCTGTTTCCTGCTCTACTTCTGAGACCCCAGGATATCTGCTCGGGGAGGGGCGGCTGCACATGGCTGCCCAAATAGGAGACATGAACTCCAATGATCAGCCCATCAGCGACGGACAGAGCCTCTGAGAAATGACAGGCTGCCCCTCCCCTTcacagcaccaggctgggcttgGGGAGGAGTGGGCACCTAACCAGGTTTTTGGGGGTTGATGAGGAATGCAGGCCTCCTGAGCCACACACCCTTCATCCCGCCACCCCACACCCAACCAGAAGAGGGAACAGTGACGGGGATACAAAGGACCAGTGGGACACTGAGGACCACGAAGCTGGAAGAAGCCTGTCTGCTTCTTTAGCATCTGGATCAATCTTGTGCTGATTTGTTacccctcccccgcctcctcccAGGGAGACACTTACCCTTGGACTGGAGGTTGGAGACTAGGCTCCCAGAGGGAACTCCGCCTCCATTGGCTCTTGCAGTTGATGACATCATCTTGGCCGCTAAGGAGGAGCGGGAGATTCCTGTTCTGGTGAAGCCCACGGTGTCCAGCAACCCAGGCACAGCCCTCACGGCCATGACTGTAAGGGCAGAGACACTTCAGGGCTAGCTGCGAGGGACAGGCTCACCAGACCTCCCTGACACCTTCCTGGGGGGTTGAGGTGAGGGGTCCTCTTCGCTCTCCTCAGACCATAGGGCCAGAGGCAAGGGAAGGCTGTAGGTGTGGACACAACAGGGTGGACACCCACCCCGACACCCCATCCTCCTCCAAGAACCTGGAACCCAGGCCTGCTCCTGACTCTGCTTGCCTGTGACCCTGAAAGAGTCAGCAGTCCTCCCTGGGCTTTAGTTCGCCCTTTATGAAATAAAGTTGAAACAAGGAGGGGTCTTCAAATGCCCCCTTTTGGTGGGAACTGGTGTCTTTCATGCAAGCACAGGCCCAGAGTATGAGGACAGAACTGCTCTTCTGAAAAGGTGCCGGGTGGAAACTTCTGTCCTCTGCCCTGAGGCCACCAGTGAGCATCCCCCCAGGGTCTCTACATCTCCAGACAGTGCAGGCATAGGACCTTCTGCAGCCAGGAACCTTCTGTGTCTACACCGTCCACACGGCAGACACATGTGGCCACTGAGCACTTAAGACTGTGGCTGGTATGAcagaaatgtttcattttctttaattttggccACCGTGTGGGAGGACCCTGGCCAGAGGCCCAGCAGGAAACCGCTAGGCTTGCTGGATGACTAGAGGGTCGTAGGCAGAGCAGTTCTGAGTAATCCACACAACTCAGCTCACACATTCCTTACAGCCATTTGGAAGGGCCCCTGGCACTGCTTTCCGGGGAGGAATCATGGATTCAGACAGATCTACCAACTTGCCTGGATCCCAGTCTGCACTTGGGAGAAGCTGAGATTGGAAGTGGTTGTTATGAATGAGTTTCCTTCAGTTCCTTCTTAGCTAGGTTCTTGTTACCTCAAGAATTCAATCTCTGTTCCCTGTCCACCCCACCCCTACGCACCCAGGTCTTGGGGCTGAAGGCAATCTTGGACTTGGTCAAGGAAGGTTGCTCCCAGGAGCCCAGGGACAGGGGCAGATGGGGCCTTGACCTTCTTCCCAAGGAGACTTACCTCCTCCAATCACAGCAGCTGCAGTCATGCCTGGAGACAGAAAGAACCCCTGTGAGTGCCCAGCAGTGGACTTCCACTGAGTCTCTGCTGCTGTCCCAGTGGGAAGTGTTCCCTGGAGTTGGGATCACAGGAGACAGAAGCCCTGTGTGGCTCTCTCTGCTTTTACAGAGAAATCTGATTTCCCAGAAATCAGAGGAGGATGGACAAGAGTCCAGAGCTCTGTGATGCTCCAGATGGGGAGAGGAACCTGCCTTGAAAAGGTTTCATGCTGCTCTTTGAACTTAACATATTTtggtatcattaaaaaaaaaatcaagaaaagcaTGCTACTTTTTTGCAATGGAATATATTTGACTGTTCTGTCTGTTCATCTTCCAGACACCCTATGCCCATCCCAGGCTACAGCTGGAGTGGAAGACCCCCATCCTCCAGGGCTCAGCCTACTTGTGACTTTCTGCAGGAAGCCCCCCTTATTCCCCCATTAGAAAGCACCATGCTTCCTCTGCATGTCCTTTCTTGAGGCTGGAGCCCCTGGCTACACTGGACAGAGCACGCCTGGACCAGATTGAGTTGCTCAGAGCTCTTGGGTCTGGCAGGGACTAGGGATTTTGGATACCTGGGACAGTTCCAGAGATTTCAGGATCTGCAAGAGTGAGCTCAGATAGCTCTCCATGAAAAAGAGTCTTGGTCCCAGGCAAGGGAAAGAAGTTGGAAAAGCAGTCCCCACCCCCCAGTCATTTCTGGAAGGTTGTAGCTCATGGCTCACCAACATCTCTCTCCATCAGGACCCCTGACCTGTCTTAAGGGTTTCCATTTCTGCACAGACGATGTTTTCAACAAACTGATCTTGCAGTTCTCACCTCCTCACTTCCAAGGATCTTGGATCCTATGCCACACACACCCAAGGTCATACCCTAGGCCAGGGGTTCCCAACCCCAATACTGGTCCCTGGCCTGTTGGGAACCCAGTCGCACAACAGGAGTTGAGTGGCAGGTGAGCCACGAAGCTTCATCTGCATTTACAGCCGCTCCTCCTCGCTCCTATTAACGCTTGAGCTCCACCTGCTGTCAGATCAGCCGCAGCATTAGATTCTCGTAGGAGCTCGAACCCTACCGTGAACTGTGCTTGTGATGGATTGATGTTGCCCACTCCTTATGAGAGTCTAATGCCTGATGCTCTGAGTTGCAGCTGAGATGGTGATGGTCGGACTGGGGAGCGGCTGCAAATACAGATGATCACTAACAGAAAGGTTTGACTGCACAAGGACCATAGTAAATGAATACATTGCAGACGCATATCAAAACCCTACTAGTGAGTGGCAAGTGACAAGCTGCATCTGGTGGCAGGCTTTCAGTCAGAATCCGACACTTATTTTAGTCCCCACATGTCCCACCCACTATTTTCTTTACCACTTCCATCCTTGCCTCTTTCCTGCACTGTGCACTTGTTTTAGTCACAGTTTTGGTAAGCCCACAAGCTAACCCTcgacaaaataagtaaaaaaaaaaaaattaagcaaatgttGCTGAAGGGTTTCTTTGAAAATGGAGAAAGACCCAACGATGAGACTGTAGAAGACTCTAAGATGGCCAATGAAGAGAAAGctacatttgaaagaaaataccAAGAGTGCTACTTAAAGTACAAGTTCATTGCAGCAGGTGATTCACATTCTCCAATCCTGCTTTGTATAATACGTGGGACCAGCTACCCAATGAAGTTTTGAAACCTTTAAAACTGCTTTGCCACATGGAGACCAAGCACCCTGCATTAAAAGACAAGCCTTTGgggtttttcaaaataaaaaaaaatgtgaacatgAAGAACAGAAGCAATTATTGAAGGCCTTCACTTTATCAAATGTATCTGCACTGAGGGCATCATTCTTAGTGGTTAACTGCATTGCTAAATCTAAGAAACTGTTTACTATTGGTGAAGAATTGATCCTGCCTGCTGCTAACGTCACTTGTCATGAACTTTTAGGAGATGCTGAAGTTCAAAAGCTGGCATGTGTTCCTCTTTAGGAGAGGCTAAAGTTCAAAAGCTGGCATGTGAAACAGCAGACATATTGAGGCCAATTGTTAGAAAGGATTAATGAGTGACCGTGGTATGCaatcggagaaggcgatagcgacccactccagtactcttgcctggcaaatcccatgggtggaggagcctggtgggctgcagtccatggggtcgctaagagtcgatcacgactgagcgacttcactttcactcttcactttcctgcattggagaaggacatggcaacccactccagtgttcttgcctagagaatcccagggacgggggagcctggtgggctgccgtctatggggtcgcacagagtcggacacgactgaagcaacctagcagcagcagcagcagtggtatgcAGTTCAGGTTGGTGAATCTACCGATGTTGACCACAAGGCAACTTTACTTGTTTTTATGCGATATATTTTTCAGGAGGATGTGCAGGAGGATGTGTTACGTGCCCTTTTCTTGCCAAGCAAAACCACAGCTTCAAAACTATTCAAGTCTCTGAATGACTACATACCAGGAAACCTGAACTGGTCATTTTGCATTGGTATATGCACGGACGGAGTGCATGCCAGGACTGGATGGAATTCTGGTTTTCACCATATTGGTCAAAGTGGTCACCGCTGAATGTGAGTCTACACACTGTGTCATCCACAGAGAAAGCCTCGCCCTCTGAAAAATGTCACCTGAACTTAATGTTTTGCAGGAAGTGATGAAAATTATCAACCACATTAAAGTACGTGCCCTTAACTCATGTCTGTTCGTGCATTCATGAGGAAATGGATGCAGAGCACAAACGTCTTCTCTTACACACAGAAATGAGACAGCTTTCTAAAGGTAGATCACTGGCCAGCAGTTTTGAGTTGTGAGAGCTGCTCCAGGGATTTCTTTTAGAAAAGCAGTCACCACTGGCAGCATATTTCAGTGACACAGAAGGTGTTGAAAAACATCCTTACTTGTGTGACATATTCAACTTGCTCAGTGAACTCAGTCTGACACTTCAGGGGAGAATGACAACTGTTCAAGTCAGCAGGTCAAGTGGCTGCATTTAGAGCCAAACTGGAATTACGCAGGCAATGAATGAACACTGGGAATTTTGACATGTTTCAAATATTAGCAGAGATTTGGAAAGAGACTCGGTCAGGGTCGTCTTTCTCCCAACTGGTGCATGATCCACTTATTTCAGCTTTCAAaagagtttgagcattacttctcAACCACAAAAGACCCCTGAACTGGGAAGGAATGGATCCGTGACCCATCTGTAAATAAGCCAGGTGAACTGACTTTGTGCCTGCTAGAAGAGAATCAACTGCTTGAGATCACAAATAACAGTGGCCTTGAAAGTATGTTTGAGATGACTTCAAATCTCCGTATGTTCTAGATTAAAATCAAGGCAGAATAGCTTGAGATCGCCACAGAAGCACTGAAAAGCCTGCTTCTGTTTCTGACAGCCTATCTTTGTGAAGCAGGGTTTTCTGCAGTAACAGTAACCAAAAGCAGATGACGGGTAGACTGGACATAAGTAAGACACTTCAGGTATCATTGTCTCCTGTCACCCTCAGATGGGACCATCTAGTTGCAGGAAAACATGCTCAGGGCTCCCAttgattctgcattatggtgagttgtacaatgatttcattatatatcacaatccgataataatatgaataaagtgcatgataaatacaatgcacttgaatcatccccaaaccatcctccccctccctgcctgtATCGTCCCTGAAACTGGTCCTGgcgccaaaaaggttggggactagGGCCCTAGCCCAAGCTCACCACTATGGGAACAACTACCCATGTGTGCGAGTTAAATCTCACTTAATTCAgatgaaataaaacttaaaactcaGTTCCTGAATTGCATGGACCACTGCTCAAGTGCTCAATAGTTGCATCTGGCTAGTGTGATCTACCACACTGGGTCATGCAGGGCACTACCCTGCGTGAGGGCACTACCAGAGAGTGCTGCCCTAGACCCGTCACCAGCGAAAAATCCCTCTCTCTATGATCAATGACCAGCAATCCCGTGATGACTCTCACCTCCTCCTCTTACAGATTCTGACTCTAACACAGCCTTCAACATTTCAGCAAACACAATGAGATTTTCAATCTCTGCCCAGGCACACCTCGGCGATACTGTCAATCGGGTTACAGATCACCAAAGTAAAGGGAATATCATGTGAACTTTTTGGTtttcagtgcatataaaagttatgtctaTATACAAGTTATATTCATGTATCACTAGACTATACCCTAGTCTGCTAAGGGTGCGATAGCCTTATGTCTAAAAAGACAATgtgcataccttaatttaaaaatacttcattgctaaAAATGTGAACCTCCACCTGCCAACTCTTAAGTTGTTACAAATCTTCAACTTATAAAGGGCATGCCCGTGTTAGTTTCCTGAGGCTGCAGTAAGGAATTGCCATGAACTGTGCTAATTCTCTCATGTTTTCTCCCAGTCAGAGAAAGTCAAGATCAAGGTGTAAAGAGAGCCAGGCtttctctgaaggctctaggggaggaTCCTTCCTTATCTCTCTAGCATTGTTGTCTAGCTGTTGGTGACAATCTCTGACTTGTGGCCGCATCTCTCCAATCTGTTTCTGGCTCTACCACTGCCATCCTAGTCACCATCACCTCTTGtagtcccagaccagggatggggACAATACAGAGGATGCTGGCTGCTGGGTACAGGGAAGAAGAATGAAGGTGTTAAATCTCCTCCTTGTCCCCTGTGGCCCATAACTTAAAGTCCACCTGTTCCATGAGCATGAGGGGGTCCCTGCATGATCAGGCTTCTGCTTAGATACTAGGGAATGAATAGAAGCCACCTCCCTGCCTTCTGATGTTCAATCTTTTGCTGGCCAAATCCAGGCACATTTTTAAGGACTCTGCCATCCAACACATCTTCCAGAACCTGCCCTGAGCACACGTTCCCAGTCTTCCTCGGCCACCTTCACCTATAGACTCCCAAGTGTGAATTAGTTTTGCTCTTGCTGCCACAGAATTTCCCACAAGGCAATATGATTCTCTGAAATCTCTGCTGGATTTTGAGTTCTTTCAGGTCAAGGGCCAAGCTGCATTCACTGCTGCTTTCTCCTGTGCCAGGCACAGGCTTGGGATCAAGGAGGCACCGAAGGAGGAGTTCAGAGAAAGAAGTACTAATCCAAAGTGCACCTTTGGGCATCCTAAGTCATGCTATGgtgtgaatgtttgtgtccccaaaAAATGATATATTGGAACCTAATGCCCAATATGATGATGTTAGGAGGTGGCCCTATGGGAGCGGATTAAGACTTGCAGGCAGAGCCCTCCTGATTGAGGTCAATTTCCTTATAAAAGAGATCCAAGAGAGTTCCTCTTTTCCTCCCAACATGGGAGGTTAATGCGAAAAGATGGTTCTTCCAGGATGTGCGCTGTCACCACACACAGAGTCCACTGGTGCCTAGATCatgacttcccagcctccagaactgtggaaaaaataagtttctgttcTTTCTAAGCCATCCGATTTACtgcattttgttatagcagccctaattcactatcaacagagtgaaaaggcaacctacagaatggtagaaaatattggcaaaacaTGTATCTGTTTAGAGGTTCATATTCAGGATATAGTATAAAGAATTCCTCCAACAACAgaaaacttgatttaaaataatttgatttaaaaatgggcaaatgtgcagtgcaactggagaaagcccacatgcagcaatgaaggcgCAGtgcagataaaaaaaataaaggaaatatggGCAAAGAA encodes:
- the LOC102408665 gene encoding LOW QUALITY PROTEIN: interferon alpha-inducible protein 27-like protein 2B (The sequence of the model RefSeq protein was modified relative to this genomic sequence to represent the inferred CDS: inserted 2 bases in 1 codon) — protein: MSARAIESREGNALGSLLPELLSEEEEEPSQSTNQDSYGSSPGKPPQGPHQDQDDFGSDPRDPPNFYHYAGMTAAAVIGGVMAVRAVPGLLDTVGFTRTGISRSSLAAKMMSSTARANGGGVPSGSLVSNLQSKGATGLSTPSNILLGSAGALLGALLWDSYSSXPGGPITEAETGSYSGNDPPRHQDVSLPNDKSPASQNSSKNHKK